The genomic region CTAAAGCGTCTGTAGTGATGGTATAGCTAACGTGGAAAGTTGGTACTTGTAAGCTAGCGACCATATTGCGGGTCACAGCCTGTTGTAGAGTGTTAAAGGCGGTAACTTCAGCAGGAGGAGGAGTAGGAGTAGGAGCGATCGCTTTTCCAGGGATAGACTGCTCAGGGGTAGGAGCTGATTTGACTCTTCCTGCGGCTTTTTCTACATCAGCGATAATAACTCTACCATGGGGACCACTACCTGGTAGAGTTTTCCAATCTACGCCCAATTCTTTAGCTAGTTTGCGCGCACGAGGAGAGGCAATCGCCCTTCCTTTTCCATTAGTTGGGACTGCAGTAGGCACAGTAGCTACAGGGGGTTCCGTAACTGTCTTAGTTTCTGGGGTAAGAGTGGGGACCTCGGTGACTTGTTGTTTAGCCGTTTCAATTTCTGCTTCGCTTTCGGCGATGAGAGCAATAGTTGCGCCTACAAGTGCGGCTTCTCCCGCAGCTACAGTAATCGTCGCTAAATAGCCTTCGTAAAAAGATTCTACATCCATATCGGCCTTATCAGACTCAACTACCAAGATGGTTTCACCCTTATCGACCTTTTCTCCTGGGGATTTGGTCCAAGAAACTATTTTGCCTTCTGTCATCGTTGAGCTCAGAGCTGGCATAAAAACTTCGTGTATCATGTAGCGACTTTCCTAAGTAACAACCAAATTATATCTGAATGATCTTACCAACTTTTTAGAAAGCTTAAACCTCTCTTTTAGGTGGTAATGATTAAATTTCAGGTTCCTCCATAAATGATTTCTGCTGTTTCTAATATATTCCGCCGTCTGATCCAATTTTGGCTTGCTTCAAGACTATTCTTGAAAATCAGGTCGATATCCCGCCCTACTAGTTT from Gloeocapsa sp. PCC 73106 harbors:
- a CDS encoding dihydrolipoamide acetyltransferase family protein; amino-acid sequence: MIHEVFMPALSSTMTEGKIVSWTKSPGEKVDKGETILVVESDKADMDVESFYEGYLATITVAAGEAALVGATIALIAESEAEIETAKQQVTEVPTLTPETKTVTEPPVATVPTAVPTNGKGRAIASPRARKLAKELGVDWKTLPGSGPHGRVIIADVEKAAGRVKSAPTPEQSIPGKAIAPTPTPPPAEVTAFNTLQQAVTRNMVASLQVPTFHVSYTITTDALDNLYRQIKSKGVTMTALLAKAVAVTLQKHPLLNASYSEQGVQNRPEINIAVAVAMPNGGLITPVLQNADQIDIYSLSRNWKTLVDKARAKQLQPDEYNSGTFTLSNLGMFGVERFDAILPPGQGSILAIGASRPQVIATPEGMIGVSHQMNVNITCDHRIIYGADAAGFLQDLAKLIENEPQSLTL